A genomic stretch from Telmatocola sphagniphila includes:
- a CDS encoding DUF4085 family protein: MVFFTREIYLGLQPCSGWERKAARQWLRSAKLYEQYLAAMAPMLPPSVRRLCKQGLHDGVVQFAKLSGCELVLVVDTTNALSGFRGRQVRLTFHGVVGRFAVAKLVGQWWLYEEAHLRSGGRFCLSVMFDRTELDIEAEELVIELLPKQ; this comes from the coding sequence ATGGTATTTTTCACGCGAGAGATATACCTCGGCCTCCAGCCGTGTTCGGGATGGGAGCGGAAGGCCGCGCGACAGTGGTTACGGAGTGCGAAACTGTACGAACAGTACCTGGCAGCAATGGCCCCGATGCTGCCTCCTTCAGTACGCCGTCTGTGCAAGCAAGGGCTACACGATGGTGTGGTTCAATTTGCGAAATTGTCCGGTTGTGAACTTGTACTGGTGGTCGATACGACCAATGCCCTCAGCGGATTCCGTGGACGGCAGGTGCGGCTCACCTTCCACGGAGTTGTCGGGCGATTCGCGGTGGCCAAGTTGGTTGGCCAGTGGTGGCTGTACGAGGAGGCACATTTGCGGTCGGGTGGCCGATTCTGCTTGTCGGTAATGTTTGATCGCACGGAACTGGACATTGAGGCGGAGGAGTTAGTCATTGAATTGTTGCCCAAACAATAG
- the carA gene encoding glutamine-hydrolyzing carbamoyl-phosphate synthase small subunit, whose translation MSKIAKLALEDGTVFTGKAFGATGTTTGEVVFNTSMTGYQETLTDPSYKGQIVTMTYPLIGNYGITTDDDESQRPQVEGFIVRELTPLPSNFRSQIDLDGYLKKNNIIGLEKIDTRALVRRLRVRGSLTGVLSTEILDDVELTTRAAQLPGMTGQDMVKKVLPEKAFSWDKEGLLPLAESMMMGPQPTTKRHVVALDYGMKWNIARCLTQSGCRVTVVPGTAKAEDILALKPDGIFLSNGPGDPAALGGCIETLQELIGKRPIFGICLGHQLLGLALGGKTFKLKFGHRGSNQPVLNQITGKVEITTQNHGFAVDANSLPSEVEATHINLNDQTLEGLRHKKLPVFSVQYHPEASAGPHDSSYLFEDFWKMMG comes from the coding sequence ATGAGTAAAATTGCTAAGCTGGCCCTCGAAGATGGAACCGTATTCACCGGCAAGGCTTTTGGAGCCACCGGGACCACGACTGGAGAGGTCGTGTTCAATACCAGTATGACCGGCTATCAGGAAACTTTGACCGATCCGTCCTATAAGGGGCAGATCGTCACCATGACTTATCCCCTGATCGGCAATTACGGCATCACCACCGATGACGATGAATCGCAACGGCCACAGGTTGAGGGGTTCATTGTGCGTGAACTCACTCCTTTGCCGAGCAACTTCCGATCGCAGATCGACCTCGATGGCTATCTGAAGAAGAACAATATCATCGGATTGGAGAAAATCGACACTCGAGCCTTGGTTCGACGTTTGCGAGTACGCGGATCACTGACGGGTGTGCTTTCCACCGAAATTCTGGATGATGTGGAACTGACCACGCGGGCCGCCCAACTGCCGGGAATGACCGGCCAGGATATGGTGAAGAAGGTGCTTCCGGAAAAGGCCTTTTCTTGGGACAAAGAAGGGCTTTTGCCGTTGGCCGAGAGTATGATGATGGGCCCTCAGCCCACGACCAAACGCCACGTCGTGGCACTCGATTACGGCATGAAGTGGAACATCGCCCGCTGTTTGACTCAGTCAGGCTGTCGCGTCACAGTGGTGCCCGGAACCGCAAAAGCCGAAGACATTCTGGCTCTGAAACCGGATGGGATTTTTCTCTCGAACGGCCCGGGTGACCCAGCTGCATTGGGCGGCTGCATCGAGACTCTTCAAGAGTTGATCGGTAAACGTCCGATTTTCGGTATTTGTCTGGGCCATCAGCTTTTAGGGCTGGCCCTGGGCGGTAAGACTTTCAAATTGAAATTCGGGCATCGAGGTTCGAACCAACCTGTTTTGAATCAAATTACGGGGAAGGTGGAGATTACCACACAGAATCATGGCTTCGCGGTGGATGCGAATTCTCTGCCGAGCGAAGTGGAAGCGACCCACATCAATCTCAACGATCAGACCCTGGAAGGGCTGCGTCACAAGAAATTGCCCGTCTTCAGCGTGCAGTATCATCCGGAAGCTTCGGCTGGCCCGCATGACAGCAGCTATTTGTTTGAAGACTTTTGGAAAATGATGGGGTGA
- a CDS encoding small basic protein: MSIDKSLKRKSTGVRNRSVLKRSERILALQESDRFKEGQSPFGLPKVRVVKIVLKKAKKEKTEDEGAAKDKKK, translated from the coding sequence ATGAGTATTGACAAAAGTCTGAAGCGGAAATCCACCGGGGTCCGCAACCGTAGCGTTTTGAAGCGATCCGAACGCATCCTGGCTCTTCAGGAAAGCGATCGATTCAAGGAAGGCCAGAGTCCATTTGGCCTGCCCAAAGTGCGAGTCGTCAAGATTGTGCTGAAGAAAGCCAAGAAAGAAAAGACTGAAGACGAAGGCGCTGCCAAGGACAAGAAGAAGTAA
- a CDS encoding AIPR family protein, producing the protein MNLRQQIIADRTDALAASLGITSDEAFMRIAWSLVTGKSIHSFDPVDIVDGGQDKQIDIFTIEQQSDSADVYIVQSKNSESFSSNVLVQIGNGLKWVFQRPRKDVDKLPNASLRDKIIEYRALQSSIGPSNIRVHVSFVTIGETVALSEEFFQELNGLRSEYSNDTFEEFDIEPIGADELTNLSKQQERQTRRVDAALKLRYDTNNPSLIKYYAQDLQGLVCSIPASEIGKLVNDNPDGAVFDLNIRRFLGSRGAVNRDIQATASNTKSSYEFWFLNNGITIVCDKFDPVTDPDNPHVKLHNLQIVNGCQTATTIAIALKDGKLAPDVRVLTRIYQTQDPALVNKIVLTTNNQNQISSRDLRANDPIQLDMEKAFGIYQYSYERKPRQFDDSDFDVNRLFTNEYVAQAYLATVLKTPSDARARKYKVWGESHSRIFSGKAVEPYIIAAVIAKLVTKWLSESGHSNDRNDVRRLVATRGSFHVTRIAAYLFHGSENWYGNHQDLVAELKLLEEEPEKIADFISQAFEMLVDIISKSTSLSGDVDKALKSSQLDRDIDHLLHGRAK; encoded by the coding sequence ATGAATCTTAGACAACAAATTATCGCCGATCGAACCGATGCACTTGCAGCCTCATTGGGAATTACTTCTGATGAAGCATTCATGAGAATCGCATGGTCACTCGTCACCGGTAAGAGCATTCACAGCTTCGATCCTGTGGATATAGTTGATGGTGGTCAAGACAAGCAAATTGATATCTTCACCATCGAGCAGCAAAGTGATTCGGCAGACGTCTACATTGTTCAATCTAAGAACAGCGAATCGTTTTCTTCAAACGTACTTGTTCAGATCGGAAATGGTCTAAAATGGGTCTTCCAGCGTCCCCGCAAAGATGTTGACAAATTGCCTAATGCTTCGCTACGTGATAAAATCATCGAGTATCGTGCGCTCCAAAGCAGTATAGGTCCATCGAATATCAGAGTTCACGTTAGCTTCGTTACTATTGGAGAAACGGTTGCGCTCTCCGAAGAGTTCTTCCAAGAACTCAATGGGCTTCGATCAGAATATAGCAACGACACTTTCGAAGAATTTGACATTGAACCAATTGGGGCAGATGAACTCACAAATCTTTCGAAACAACAAGAACGTCAAACCAGACGTGTTGATGCAGCTCTAAAGCTCCGCTACGATACGAACAATCCATCACTTATTAAATATTACGCGCAGGATCTGCAAGGACTTGTGTGTTCGATCCCGGCCTCTGAGATCGGGAAACTCGTAAATGATAATCCGGATGGAGCCGTCTTTGATTTGAATATCAGGCGTTTTTTGGGGAGTCGTGGTGCCGTGAATCGTGATATCCAGGCCACAGCTTCGAACACGAAATCTAGTTATGAATTCTGGTTCCTGAATAACGGCATTACCATCGTATGTGATAAATTTGATCCGGTCACCGATCCTGATAATCCTCATGTCAAGCTCCATAACCTCCAAATAGTGAATGGATGTCAAACTGCAACCACTATCGCCATTGCGTTGAAAGATGGAAAGCTGGCGCCTGATGTGCGCGTTTTGACGCGGATATACCAAACTCAGGATCCGGCACTTGTAAATAAGATCGTACTAACAACAAATAATCAAAACCAAATCAGTAGTCGTGATCTTCGGGCGAATGATCCGATCCAATTAGACATGGAGAAGGCGTTTGGTATTTACCAATACAGCTACGAACGCAAACCTCGGCAGTTCGACGATTCCGATTTCGATGTAAATCGTTTATTCACAAATGAATATGTTGCTCAAGCTTATCTTGCAACAGTGCTTAAGACTCCTTCAGATGCTCGCGCGAGAAAATACAAGGTCTGGGGCGAATCTCATTCCCGCATTTTCTCGGGAAAAGCAGTTGAACCCTACATCATTGCTGCTGTGATAGCGAAGCTTGTTACGAAATGGCTTAGTGAAAGCGGACACAGTAATGATAGAAATGATGTCCGAAGATTGGTCGCTACACGAGGTAGCTTCCACGTTACTCGAATTGCTGCGTATTTGTTTCATGGCTCTGAAAACTGGTATGGAAATCACCAAGATTTAGTCGCAGAGCTTAAGCTACTCGAGGAGGAACCTGAGAAAATCGCGGACTTCATATCACAAGCATTTGAAATGCTTGTGGATATCATTTCAAAATCAACGAGCCTCTCCGGAGATGTCGATAAAGCGCTTAAATCCTCTCAACTCGACCGAGATATTGATCATCTGTTACATGGAAGAGCAAAGTAG
- a CDS encoding DNA integrity scanning protein DisA nucleotide-binding domain protein has protein sequence MSLPKQTLALLQAARDIIKSQTADAILFLTETSLDWDEVRSHLKNCRLIVTAVNEETATKLRAREDLEVIDIDPEPVPSTERMSLALLKAVSLGRIQPGAHVVVLYNGIATTEDRAEHIDSLSLIHLGEHLERLTAQDLRKLDTQIPLETLKLVIDLASEIGREGREGKPVGVIFVVGDTRKVLSLSKPINFNPFRGYSAEERDLRDRRVREQIKDIAQLDGAIIIGRDGVAVAACMLLEVSTEGIVLNKGFGSRHAAAAAISQKTHAIAVCVSQSSGTVRLFQNGEVVLHIEPLSRPHIWQPFRLETQESEDGAED, from the coding sequence ATGTCTTTGCCGAAACAGACTCTGGCTCTCCTGCAAGCGGCCCGCGACATCATCAAATCGCAAACCGCGGATGCCATTCTGTTCCTCACCGAGACCTCACTCGATTGGGACGAAGTGAGATCTCATCTGAAAAACTGCCGGTTGATTGTGACCGCCGTAAATGAAGAAACGGCGACCAAATTACGAGCGCGCGAAGATCTGGAAGTCATCGACATCGATCCCGAACCGGTGCCCAGTACGGAACGGATGAGCCTGGCACTTCTGAAGGCGGTAAGTCTCGGAAGAATTCAGCCTGGAGCGCACGTCGTCGTTCTTTACAACGGTATCGCCACGACCGAAGATCGGGCGGAGCACATCGATAGCTTGAGCCTGATCCATCTCGGGGAACACCTGGAGCGACTGACCGCTCAGGATCTCCGCAAACTGGATACCCAGATTCCGCTGGAGACGCTGAAACTGGTAATCGATCTGGCCAGTGAGATTGGCCGGGAAGGGCGGGAAGGAAAGCCGGTTGGCGTGATCTTCGTGGTCGGTGACACCCGAAAGGTTCTCAGCCTTTCAAAGCCGATCAACTTCAATCCTTTTCGCGGCTACAGTGCCGAGGAGCGAGATCTGCGCGATCGCAGGGTACGCGAGCAGATCAAGGATATCGCCCAACTTGATGGGGCGATCATTATCGGTCGCGATGGAGTAGCCGTCGCGGCTTGTATGCTGCTCGAAGTTTCCACCGAGGGAATCGTACTGAACAAGGGCTTCGGCAGCCGGCATGCCGCCGCCGCCGCGATCAGCCAGAAAACGCACGCGATCGCCGTCTGCGTCAGCCAGTCCTCCGGGACCGTTCGGCTCTTCCAGAATGGCGAAGTGGTTCTGCATATCGAACCGCTTTCTCGGCCGCACATCTGGCAGCCGTTCCGACTCGAAACTCAGGAATCGGAAGATGGGGCCGAGGATTGA
- a CDS encoding serine/threonine protein kinase: MVDTSHKFVEHLRESGLLEADRLDAYLKYLGDLSSLDPKVIADRMVADRLLTEFQSSQLLKGRSKGFILRGKYKILRLLGVGGMGRVFLAEHMILKRLVAIKLLSPSEAKDPSMLSRFLREARAVAAMDDPNIVRIFDVEVDVSNPLMIMEFVDGTSLQELVADGGPIPLEYAAHYIAQAALGLQHAMELGLIHRDIKPGNLLLDRNGVVKVADLGLAKFRNRGKDSTLIQQYESERVLGTADYLAPEQAIDSSAVDIRVDIYGLGGTFYFLLTGEVPFPDATIPEKVLAHQQRPVESVRRRRPEIPKEIDEIIARMMEKRPKDRYQTPQEVVDALKPWSRKPIEAPNFAWFARNPATVTIEHDPEASTDEHRMIENTAKKTAPKPSRKSPLPLGRTNRLRDVGLGVAIALLLCGLLFLLLRFVDKRNNKPAPAEQTSPGEVTAKKNEIPVGNAPADKSPKVIKLSEVKDHIDEEVTVEFKVRSANLNGLKKDTLFLCSSSDSRYSEFTVVIRRGDAEKLYQVELEELRARLEGKTIRVTGKIELYKKKPESDQKGDPQIRVTERSQLDIPAE; encoded by the coding sequence ATGGTCGACACCTCCCATAAGTTCGTCGAGCATCTTCGTGAGAGCGGATTGTTAGAAGCGGATCGTCTGGATGCTTATCTGAAATACCTCGGCGACCTATCTTCCCTCGATCCCAAAGTAATTGCCGACCGAATGGTCGCTGACCGCCTGCTTACGGAGTTTCAAAGTTCCCAACTGCTCAAGGGACGTTCCAAAGGTTTCATCTTGCGCGGCAAGTACAAGATTCTCCGTTTACTGGGCGTTGGCGGCATGGGAAGGGTCTTTCTCGCCGAGCACATGATACTTAAACGTCTGGTGGCCATCAAACTGCTCTCGCCTTCAGAGGCCAAAGATCCTTCGATGCTCTCTCGATTTCTTCGGGAGGCGCGAGCAGTGGCCGCGATGGATGATCCGAACATAGTTCGAATTTTCGATGTGGAAGTAGACGTTTCCAATCCCTTGATGATCATGGAATTCGTCGATGGCACCAGCTTGCAGGAACTGGTTGCGGATGGCGGCCCGATACCGCTCGAATATGCCGCACATTACATCGCACAAGCCGCCTTGGGTCTCCAGCACGCCATGGAACTCGGCTTAATCCATCGGGATATCAAACCGGGGAATCTTCTGCTGGATCGGAACGGCGTGGTCAAAGTTGCCGATCTCGGATTGGCGAAGTTCCGTAATCGTGGCAAGGACAGCACCCTCATCCAGCAGTACGAAAGCGAACGGGTTTTAGGGACGGCGGATTATCTGGCCCCCGAACAGGCGATCGATTCCTCCGCTGTCGACATCCGGGTCGATATCTACGGCTTGGGGGGCACTTTTTACTTCCTCCTCACCGGCGAAGTCCCTTTTCCCGATGCGACAATTCCCGAGAAGGTACTGGCTCATCAGCAGCGACCGGTTGAATCCGTTCGAAGGCGCCGACCCGAAATTCCCAAGGAAATTGATGAGATTATAGCTCGGATGATGGAGAAGCGACCTAAGGACCGGTACCAGACGCCGCAAGAAGTTGTCGATGCTTTGAAGCCCTGGTCGAGAAAGCCGATCGAAGCTCCCAATTTTGCCTGGTTTGCCCGCAATCCAGCGACAGTTACGATCGAACACGATCCGGAGGCTTCGACCGACGAGCATCGGATGATCGAGAACACGGCCAAAAAAACGGCACCCAAACCTTCCCGCAAAAGTCCGTTACCTCTCGGCCGGACAAATCGCCTGCGAGATGTCGGCCTGGGCGTGGCGATCGCGCTGTTACTCTGCGGATTACTGTTTCTGCTGCTTCGTTTCGTCGATAAACGGAACAATAAACCTGCCCCTGCTGAGCAGACGTCTCCTGGAGAGGTTACGGCGAAGAAGAACGAGATCCCTGTCGGCAATGCTCCAGCGGATAAGAGTCCGAAGGTCATCAAATTGAGTGAGGTCAAGGATCATATTGATGAAGAAGTGACTGTCGAATTCAAAGTTCGCTCGGCGAACCTGAACGGCTTGAAAAAGGATACGCTTTTTCTCTGTTCCTCCAGCGATTCTCGATACAGCGAATTCACAGTCGTCATCCGTCGCGGCGACGCCGAGAAACTCTATCAAGTGGAACTGGAGGAATTGCGGGCTCGACTCGAAGGGAAAACCATTCGAGTCACCGGAAAAATCGAACTTTATAAGAAAAAACCCGAGAGCGATCAAAAAGGGGATCCCCAAATTCGCGTGACGGAACGCTCTCAGTTGGATATCCCCGCCGAATAA
- a CDS encoding IS630 family transposase — protein sequence MKVALPISLSEEERQTLTSWSRGRSTPARLVLRAKIILAAAAGVRNKDIAEECGTSKPTVARWRTRFAKLRLAGIERDASRPGRTPAISGKVVEEILRKTTQEKPSGATHWSTRTMAQEVGVSKATVQRVWSSHGLKPHLHKTFKVSNDPQFAEKLWDVVGLYLNPPEHALVLSCDEKSQIQALDRTQKSLPMVPGRCGTLTHDYIRHGTTTLFAALNVAEGVVIGECMPRHRHQEWIKFLKRIDAATDPALDLHLIVDNYATHKHPKVRRWLARHPRFHMHFTPTSSSWMNLVERWFRDLTDKRLRRGTFRSVPQLIQAIEDYIDHHNNTGKGFQWTAKAEAILEKVRRARATLDKTSSV from the coding sequence ATGAAAGTCGCGCTGCCAATTTCGCTGTCCGAGGAGGAACGCCAAACTTTGACTTCTTGGTCTCGGGGACGAAGTACTCCCGCTCGGCTGGTCCTGCGGGCGAAGATCATACTCGCGGCGGCCGCGGGTGTACGGAACAAGGACATTGCTGAGGAATGCGGCACGTCGAAGCCCACGGTGGCGCGCTGGCGGACCCGATTTGCGAAGCTGCGTTTGGCGGGTATCGAACGGGACGCTTCGCGGCCGGGTCGAACGCCAGCGATCAGCGGGAAAGTCGTCGAAGAAATTCTCCGAAAGACCACTCAGGAGAAACCATCCGGTGCGACTCATTGGAGCACACGAACGATGGCCCAAGAGGTAGGAGTGAGCAAAGCCACCGTGCAGCGGGTCTGGTCGTCCCACGGTCTGAAGCCTCATTTGCATAAGACCTTCAAGGTATCGAATGATCCTCAATTCGCCGAGAAACTGTGGGATGTAGTGGGCTTGTACTTGAACCCTCCCGAGCACGCCCTGGTGCTGAGTTGCGATGAGAAGAGTCAGATACAAGCCCTTGATCGCACGCAAAAAAGCTTGCCGATGGTACCCGGCCGTTGCGGCACTCTGACTCACGATTACATTCGTCACGGCACCACCACTCTGTTCGCGGCTTTGAACGTGGCGGAAGGAGTAGTAATTGGCGAATGCATGCCGCGACATCGACACCAGGAATGGATCAAGTTTCTCAAGCGGATCGATGCCGCCACCGATCCGGCCTTGGACTTGCATTTGATCGTGGACAATTATGCCACGCACAAGCATCCCAAGGTTCGGCGTTGGTTGGCCCGACATCCTCGATTCCACATGCATTTCACCCCCACGAGCAGTTCCTGGATGAATCTGGTGGAGCGTTGGTTTCGCGACTTGACGGACAAACGACTGCGTCGAGGCACATTTCGAAGTGTGCCGCAATTAATCCAGGCGATTGAAGACTACATCGATCATCACAACAACACAGGAAAAGGATTCCAATGGACCGCCAAAGCCGAGGCTATTCTGGAGAAAGTTCGACGGGCTAGAGCTACCTTGGATAAAACATCTTCTGTGTGA
- the larA gene encoding nickel-dependent lactate racemase yields MRVKLDYGKTGLEVILPANRTLEPLKIADTVPLQNPEAVLEDALKNPIGSAPLLELARGKKSACVVICDITRPVPNKILLPPILRTLEAGGIPREKICILIATGLHRPNEGEELIELVGEEIAKNYMCYNHHGKELHEHTYLGTTEMGVPIWIDSHYVNADLKITTGLIEPHLMAGYSGGRKLICPGIAALETVKVWHGPKFLEHPKADCGILEGNPVHEENTRIALKTGCDFIVNVCIDGQRKITWLGAGDMIKAWHKGVEYIQDIVKVGVPEPLDVVVTSCAGYPLDTTWYQAVKGLTGALPIVKKGGTIILAASLSEGVGSPEFVHLIKDNPDLKIFKERILGSDYFVMDQWQLEELAKVMAHCKVKVVTDGLTPETIRECFAEPAISVEQAVEDCVKEYGEKTRIAVIPKGPYVLPYVKV; encoded by the coding sequence ATGCGCGTTAAATTGGACTACGGCAAAACGGGTCTGGAAGTCATTCTTCCGGCCAATCGGACCCTGGAACCCTTGAAAATTGCTGATACGGTGCCTTTGCAGAACCCGGAGGCCGTCCTGGAAGACGCCTTGAAAAACCCGATCGGATCGGCCCCCTTACTTGAATTGGCCCGAGGCAAAAAGTCTGCCTGTGTCGTGATTTGTGACATCACCCGGCCAGTACCCAACAAAATCCTGCTCCCGCCAATATTGCGGACTCTCGAAGCGGGAGGTATCCCCCGGGAAAAAATTTGCATTCTGATCGCCACCGGCCTGCACCGACCCAACGAGGGAGAGGAACTGATCGAACTTGTTGGCGAAGAAATTGCCAAAAATTACATGTGCTACAACCACCATGGCAAGGAGTTGCACGAACACACCTACCTCGGAACCACCGAGATGGGGGTGCCGATCTGGATTGATTCCCACTACGTGAATGCCGACCTCAAAATCACTACCGGTCTGATCGAACCTCATCTGATGGCCGGTTACAGCGGCGGCCGCAAGTTGATCTGCCCGGGTATCGCGGCCCTGGAAACGGTCAAAGTCTGGCACGGGCCTAAGTTCCTGGAGCATCCCAAGGCTGATTGCGGCATCCTCGAAGGCAATCCGGTCCACGAAGAGAACACCCGCATCGCATTGAAGACTGGCTGCGACTTTATCGTAAATGTCTGCATTGATGGGCAGCGCAAGATTACCTGGCTGGGCGCGGGCGACATGATTAAAGCCTGGCACAAGGGAGTGGAGTACATCCAGGATATTGTGAAGGTCGGCGTTCCGGAGCCTTTGGATGTGGTGGTGACTTCCTGTGCCGGGTATCCGCTGGATACCACCTGGTATCAGGCCGTGAAAGGTTTGACCGGAGCATTGCCGATCGTGAAAAAAGGCGGCACCATCATTCTGGCGGCCAGTCTCTCGGAAGGTGTCGGCTCACCAGAGTTCGTTCATTTGATCAAGGACAATCCCGATTTGAAGATTTTCAAGGAACGGATTCTGGGCAGCGATTATTTCGTCATGGATCAGTGGCAGCTAGAAGAGTTGGCCAAGGTGATGGCGCATTGCAAGGTGAAGGTCGTTACTGATGGGTTGACTCCCGAGACGATCCGGGAATGTTTTGCGGAACCGGCCATTAGCGTGGAGCAGGCCGTGGAAGATTGCGTGAAGGAATACGGCGAGAAAACGCGAATTGCCGTGATTCCGAAAGGGCCGTACGTTTTACCTTATGTTAAAGTCTGA
- a CDS encoding low molecular weight protein tyrosine phosphatase family protein — MTKHVLFICSQNRLRSPTAEQVFANWPGIETSSAGLNNDADNPLTPELVTWADIIFVMEKAHRTKLSAKFKSQLNGKRVICLNIPDEYDYMEESLVRLFEAKVPSHLPEC, encoded by the coding sequence ATGACGAAGCATGTGTTGTTCATTTGCAGCCAGAACCGGCTGCGCAGCCCGACGGCCGAGCAAGTCTTTGCCAATTGGCCGGGCATTGAGACATCTTCGGCGGGTCTGAACAACGATGCGGACAACCCACTCACTCCCGAACTAGTCACTTGGGCAGATATTATCTTCGTGATGGAGAAAGCCCATCGGACAAAACTCTCCGCCAAGTTCAAATCACAACTTAATGGCAAGCGAGTCATCTGTCTCAATATTCCGGACGAGTACGACTACATGGAAGAAAGCCTTGTTCGCCTATTCGAGGCCAAGGTTCCCAGTCACTTGCCGGAGTGTTGA
- the folK gene encoding 2-amino-4-hydroxy-6-hydroxymethyldihydropteridine diphosphokinase → MSSAYLALGGNLGDRAFFLDRALELFRAEPGLRLTQVSHYYETAAVGGPADSPAYLNAVAQVECSHTPEQLLQLCLSVEKQLGRVRSEPNAPRTLDLDVILFEDLIRTDDPILPHPRMHERSFVLTPLAEIAPQVVHPILQKSAAQLLKELPADPSSIDAWPRSAPQTSQNLQNKRAFIAGSTSGIGKAIADEFRRRGAIVLTHGRSSSADIRGDLSQTAEQDQVFRTAWAMRSGLDIWIQVAGADTLTGEAARWSFDRKLQELLAVDVTACMRMTRQAGEAMKAHRGGSIITIGWDQAELGMEGDSGQLFTATKSAIHSFTKSLAKSLAPHVRVNCIAPGWIRTAWGENAPEIWQERVRSESLLHRWGLPEDIARLASFLCSDDAAYLNGQVINVNGGMT, encoded by the coding sequence ATGTCCAGTGCTTACCTCGCTTTGGGTGGGAATCTGGGAGATCGAGCATTTTTTCTCGATCGTGCCCTGGAACTATTTCGAGCCGAGCCAGGACTTCGCCTGACGCAGGTTTCGCACTACTACGAAACAGCCGCCGTGGGGGGCCCCGCTGATTCCCCAGCTTATTTGAACGCGGTCGCACAAGTAGAGTGCTCGCATACCCCGGAACAACTGCTGCAACTCTGTCTTTCCGTTGAAAAACAGCTGGGCCGAGTACGTTCCGAACCGAATGCCCCGCGCACGCTTGATCTGGATGTCATTCTTTTCGAAGATCTGATCCGAACGGACGATCCGATTCTGCCACATCCCCGCATGCACGAGCGATCCTTCGTTCTGACTCCCCTGGCGGAGATTGCCCCTCAAGTGGTTCATCCGATTCTGCAAAAATCGGCCGCGCAACTCTTGAAGGAATTGCCCGCCGATCCGAGTTCCATTGACGCATGGCCTCGCTCTGCCCCGCAAACTTCTCAGAATCTTCAAAACAAACGGGCTTTTATCGCGGGTTCGACATCGGGAATTGGTAAGGCTATCGCCGACGAATTTAGACGACGGGGCGCGATAGTATTGACCCACGGTCGGAGTTCCTCGGCAGACATTCGCGGCGATCTTTCCCAAACGGCCGAACAGGACCAAGTTTTTCGGACGGCCTGGGCAATGCGCTCCGGTTTAGACATCTGGATCCAGGTGGCCGGTGCGGACACTCTGACAGGTGAAGCGGCTCGCTGGTCGTTTGATCGCAAGCTGCAGGAATTGCTGGCCGTGGATGTTACAGCCTGTATGCGCATGACCCGCCAGGCCGGCGAAGCAATGAAAGCTCATCGGGGTGGTAGTATCATCACGATAGGCTGGGATCAGGCGGAACTCGGCATGGAAGGAGACTCCGGCCAACTCTTCACCGCTACTAAATCAGCCATTCACAGTTTCACGAAAAGCCTTGCGAAAAGCTTAGCTCCCCATGTACGCGTCAATTGCATTGCACCCGGTTGGATTCGCACGGCCTGGGGAGAGAATGCTCCCGAAATCTGGCAGGAACGCGTTCGCTCGGAAAGCTTGCTGCACCGCTGGGGATTACCGGAAGATATAGCTCGGCTGGCCAGTTTTCTCTGTTCGGATGACGCGGCGTATCTCAATGGACAGGTCATTAACGTCAATGGTGGGATGACGTAG